The proteins below come from a single Faecalibaculum rodentium genomic window:
- the rsmI gene encoding 16S rRNA (cytidine(1402)-2'-O)-methyltransferase, producing MNRQKSFEQDGPALLLIPSPIGNLSEISDRVREAIESCDVIACEDTRNTGKLLSLLGFRKPLISHHEHNQSVSIPKILEELSSGHKVGVMSDAGYPVISDPGQNLVRAATEKNWPVISFSGPNAAINALVASGLDARHYLFYGFLDAKSGKRKKELEELRTVPWTLVFYEAPHRIVDTLEDMVEVFGDRPACLARELTKKFEEYLRGTLQELLSAAGDGLKGEMVLVVAGCEPEQVSTEAAITRVMALTAQGMKQKAAAKQVAAETGLSANELYRLLLQRPKPGEEDTEIPNR from the coding sequence GTGAACAGGCAGAAAAGCTTTGAACAGGACGGTCCGGCCCTGCTGCTCATCCCTTCTCCCATCGGCAATTTGTCGGAGATCTCCGACCGTGTCCGGGAAGCCATAGAGTCCTGTGATGTGATTGCCTGTGAAGATACCAGGAATACCGGAAAGCTGCTGTCTCTGCTGGGATTCCGGAAACCCCTGATCAGCCACCATGAACACAACCAGAGTGTCAGCATTCCGAAGATCCTGGAAGAACTGTCTTCGGGGCACAAAGTGGGGGTCATGAGCGATGCGGGGTATCCCGTGATCTCGGATCCCGGGCAGAACCTGGTGCGGGCAGCCACAGAGAAAAACTGGCCGGTCATTTCCTTTTCCGGCCCCAATGCAGCCATCAATGCCCTCGTTGCCTCCGGTCTGGATGCACGGCACTACCTGTTTTATGGATTTCTCGATGCGAAATCCGGGAAACGGAAAAAAGAGCTTGAAGAGCTCCGGACGGTTCCATGGACACTGGTATTCTATGAAGCCCCCCATCGGATTGTCGACACCCTGGAGGACATGGTGGAAGTGTTTGGTGACAGACCTGCCTGTCTGGCGCGGGAACTCACAAAGAAATTCGAAGAGTATCTCCGGGGGACTCTGCAGGAGCTGCTGTCGGCGGCCGGAGACGGATTGAAGGGGGAAATGGTGCTGGTCGTGGCAGGCTGCGAGCCGGAACAAGTCAGTACGGAAGCAGCCATCACCAGGGTCATGGCCCTGACGGCACAGGGAATGAAGCAGAAGGCAGCGGCAAAACAGGTGGCGGCTGAAACCGGGCTGTCTGCCAATGAACTGTATCGTCTGCTCCTGCAGCGTCCAAAGCCCGGTGAAGAGGATACAGAGATACCCAATCGGTGA
- a CDS encoding phosphoribosylformylglycinamidine synthase — MNTRIFVRKKPGFRVESRSLEDELRQSLNLPEEFRLLKYNIYDIFGADEEEVSLLKQHVLAEAVTDEIAEPEGEDMIAFEFLPGQYDQRADSAMQCLMLLSGRKPAVIRSGTLLEMENVTEAQKEAIAAYVINPVESRRKDLTVLDNDQDVQVEPVPVIEEFTGMDEQALTALHDRLGLAMSLEDLAFVQGHFRDDEHRDPTMTEIRVLDTYWSDHCRHTTFETVLEDVVFEKNRLHKRLQEAYENYLDLRNKVHGGRKESTLMDMASLVGKYMRKTGQLEDLEVSDEINACSIEITVDEDGVNTPWLLMFKNETHNHPTEIEPFGGAATCIGGAIRDPLSGRSYVYQAMRITGAGDINRPVSETMEHKLPQSKISRTAARGYSSYGNQIGLPTTFVEEIYDDGYTAKRMEVGAVIGAAPKSHVKREKPQPGDFVVLIGGATGRDGIGGATGSSKEHTDTSLEKCSSEVQKGNALTERKLQRLFRNPEVTRRIRKANDFGAGGVSVAIGELADGLVIDLDAVPVKYEGLDGTELAISESQERMAAVIPAEEFEAFRELCRQENLDCVQTAVVTEEPRLVMNWRGKTIVDLPRAFLDTNGVRQHQKVVVTASDYDDDPFAPARETTLTEVLKRPDVACQIGLAEMFDGSIGKSTVLMPFGGRKQLTPEEGSVQKLPVDGFTNTVSAMTFGFDPVVAKCSPYLGAAYSVVAALARQAALGMDPLSARLSNQEYFERLGKDPVKWGRPLEAMLGLIDAQMAFGTPSIGGKDSMSGTFNDIHVPPTVITFAVTTGQADEVKPAEFAGAGHDLYLLAHRPLADGSPDYEQLKDSFRALRQAAPKVLAARSVNNGGIAAALAKMAFGNWIGADVTVDDPWGFGIGSVIVEASEPLEDGRFEKIGQTTADETVTINGQTTALQDAFDAWTSTYEGLYPRKAADGEGQPAADLVQGEKQYAGTRVEKPQVLIPVFPGQNCELDTARRFERAGAQVKQFVLNDRTPEALNESVDQLADEIRKAQILMIVGGFSAGDEPDGSGKFIANVLKNPKIAAAVEAMRKENDGLILGICNGFQALIKSGLLPGGDRLQGKDAPTLFRNDIDRHVSRIARTRITSTKSPWLQDFKPGQVHSVAFSHGEGKFVADEETLKQLAASGQIATQYVDDTGKPSMMGEDNINGSAWAVEGITSEDGRVLGKMGHSERWEEGLFINIDGDKDQDIFASGVRFFTRNPLPDENT; from the coding sequence ATGAATACACGAATTTTTGTCCGCAAGAAACCCGGGTTCCGTGTCGAAAGCCGTTCCCTGGAGGATGAACTCCGTCAGTCCCTGAATCTGCCGGAGGAGTTCCGTCTGCTGAAATACAACATTTATGACATCTTCGGAGCCGATGAAGAAGAAGTGTCGCTGCTGAAACAGCATGTGCTGGCGGAAGCCGTGACGGATGAAATTGCCGAACCGGAGGGCGAAGACATGATTGCCTTTGAATTCCTCCCCGGTCAGTACGACCAGCGGGCGGATTCTGCCATGCAGTGCCTGATGCTGCTTTCCGGCCGGAAACCTGCTGTGATCCGCAGCGGCACCCTGCTGGAGATGGAAAACGTGACAGAGGCTCAGAAAGAAGCCATTGCTGCCTACGTGATCAACCCTGTTGAATCCCGCCGGAAGGACCTCACGGTCCTGGACAACGACCAGGATGTGCAGGTGGAGCCGGTTCCTGTCATTGAAGAATTCACCGGCATGGATGAACAGGCTCTGACTGCCCTGCATGACAGACTGGGGCTAGCCATGAGCCTGGAGGACCTGGCGTTTGTGCAGGGCCATTTCCGGGACGATGAACACCGGGATCCCACCATGACGGAGATCCGGGTGCTGGATACCTACTGGTCCGATCACTGCCGTCACACCACATTTGAAACCGTCCTGGAAGATGTGGTCTTTGAAAAGAACCGCCTGCACAAACGTCTCCAGGAGGCGTATGAAAACTATCTGGACCTCCGGAACAAAGTCCATGGAGGCAGGAAAGAATCCACCCTGATGGACATGGCCAGTCTCGTGGGCAAGTACATGCGAAAGACCGGCCAGCTGGAAGACCTGGAGGTGTCGGATGAAATCAACGCCTGCAGCATCGAAATCACCGTGGATGAGGATGGAGTGAACACGCCCTGGCTGCTGATGTTCAAGAACGAGACACACAACCATCCCACGGAAATCGAGCCCTTCGGCGGGGCCGCCACCTGCATCGGGGGCGCGATCCGGGATCCGCTGTCCGGCCGCAGCTATGTGTACCAGGCCATGCGGATCACAGGTGCCGGCGACATCAACCGGCCTGTGAGCGAGACCATGGAGCACAAGCTGCCACAGTCGAAGATTTCCCGGACTGCTGCCCGCGGTTACTCTTCCTATGGCAACCAGATCGGCCTACCCACCACCTTCGTGGAGGAAATCTATGACGACGGCTACACAGCCAAGCGGATGGAAGTCGGGGCCGTGATCGGTGCTGCCCCGAAATCCCATGTGAAGCGGGAAAAACCGCAGCCCGGAGACTTTGTGGTTCTGATTGGCGGGGCCACAGGCCGCGACGGCATCGGGGGTGCCACCGGATCCAGCAAGGAGCACACAGACACCAGCCTCGAGAAGTGCTCCTCCGAGGTGCAGAAGGGCAACGCGCTGACAGAACGCAAGCTCCAGCGCCTGTTCCGGAACCCGGAGGTGACCAGGCGCATCCGCAAGGCCAACGACTTTGGTGCCGGCGGTGTCTCCGTGGCCATTGGCGAACTCGCGGACGGCCTGGTGATCGACCTGGATGCCGTGCCGGTGAAGTATGAAGGACTGGACGGCACGGAACTGGCAATTTCCGAAAGCCAGGAACGAATGGCGGCGGTCATTCCCGCAGAGGAATTCGAAGCCTTCCGGGAACTGTGCCGTCAGGAAAACCTGGACTGTGTCCAGACAGCTGTGGTGACAGAAGAACCACGTCTTGTGATGAACTGGCGCGGCAAGACAATCGTGGATCTGCCACGGGCATTTCTGGATACCAATGGCGTCCGGCAGCACCAGAAAGTGGTGGTCACTGCCTCGGACTATGATGACGATCCCTTTGCACCCGCCAGGGAAACGACCCTGACAGAGGTCCTGAAGCGGCCGGATGTGGCCTGCCAGATCGGTCTTGCCGAGATGTTCGACGGATCCATCGGCAAGTCCACGGTTCTGATGCCCTTTGGCGGCAGGAAACAGCTGACGCCGGAGGAAGGCAGCGTACAGAAGCTGCCGGTGGACGGGTTCACGAACACAGTCAGTGCCATGACTTTCGGCTTTGATCCTGTGGTGGCGAAATGCTCCCCGTATCTGGGCGCGGCCTATTCGGTCGTGGCAGCCCTGGCCCGTCAGGCGGCCCTGGGCATGGATCCCCTCAGCGCACGGCTATCCAACCAGGAGTACTTCGAGCGGCTGGGAAAAGATCCCGTGAAATGGGGACGGCCTCTGGAAGCCATGCTGGGTCTGATCGACGCACAGATGGCCTTCGGCACCCCATCCATTGGCGGCAAAGACTCCATGTCCGGCACCTTCAATGACATTCATGTGCCGCCCACGGTGATCACCTTCGCCGTGACAACCGGTCAGGCCGATGAGGTGAAGCCGGCAGAATTTGCCGGAGCCGGTCATGACCTGTACCTGCTGGCGCACAGGCCGCTGGCAGACGGCAGTCCGGATTATGAACAGCTGAAAGACAGTTTCCGTGCATTGCGTCAGGCGGCACCGAAGGTCCTGGCCGCCCGGTCTGTCAACAATGGCGGGATCGCAGCGGCTCTGGCCAAAATGGCGTTTGGAAACTGGATCGGTGCGGATGTGACTGTTGACGATCCCTGGGGATTTGGCATCGGTTCCGTGATCGTGGAAGCCTCTGAACCACTGGAGGATGGACGGTTTGAAAAAATCGGGCAGACCACAGCGGATGAGACAGTCACCATCAACGGACAGACAACGGCTCTGCAGGATGCCTTTGACGCCTGGACATCCACATATGAAGGCCTGTATCCGAGAAAGGCAGCGGATGGAGAAGGCCAGCCTGCTGCAGACCTGGTCCAGGGAGAAAAGCAGTATGCCGGAACCAGGGTGGAAAAGCCGCAGGTGCTGATTCCCGTATTCCCGGGACAGAACTGCGAACTGGACACCGCCAGGCGATTTGAACGTGCCGGCGCACAGGTGAAGCAGTTTGTCCTCAATGACCGCACGCCCGAGGCACTGAATGAAAGTGTGGATCAGCTGGCAGACGAAATCCGCAAGGCGCAGATCCTGATGATTGTCGGGGGGTTCTCGGCGGGGGACGAACCGGATGGATCGGGAAAATTCATTGCGAATGTATTGAAAAACCCGAAAATCGCAGCTGCCGTGGAGGCGATGCGAAAGGAAAACGACGGGCTGATCCTGGGAATCTGCAACGGGTTCCAGGCTTTGATCAAGTCAGGCCTGCTTCCGGGCGGTGACAGGCTGCAGGGGAAGGATGCCCCGACGCTGTTCCGCAACGACATCGACCGCCATGTGTCCAGGATCGCCAGGACACGGATCACCAGCACAAAGTCTCCCTGGCTGCAGGACTTCAAACCGGGTCAGGTGCATTCAGTGGCTTTCTCCCATGGAGAGGGCAAGTTCGTGGCAGATGAAGAGACCCTGAAGCAGCTGGCGGCCAGCGGGCAGATTGCCACACAGTATGTGGATGATACAGGGAAACCCAGCATGATGGGGGAAGACAACATCAACGGATCGGCCTGGGCTGTGGAAGGCATCACCAGCGAAGACGGCCGGGTACTGGGCAAAATGGGTCACAGCGAGCGCTGGGAAGAGGGCCTGTTCATCAACATTGACGGGGACAAAGACCAGGACATCTTTGCATCCGGTGTCCGGTTCTTCACCCGCAACCCCCTGCCGGACGAGAACACATGA
- a CDS encoding DNA polymerase III subunit delta' gives MDKETFCRAQPAAARILKQMLSVNRMAHAVLFWGPRGVPSSEAAELVTQALVCRNPDPDGFGCGKCLECRNAAEHRGIGVYWNSRLQKRNAAELQEQFSLTSEGSRVCVLENFDEATPQAANALLKFIEEPQPGITVILTAGERSAVLPTIESRCLCIQLRPMPEKDRAKALTQLPEDLRQAAASAGYGPEDFPEPDEFLERIMPAVKHYITLWDVPDGLLFLQLEVFPARAAQTTRSMVRLFFEALQWQVRQSELEAETKAMVFDALIQGVEAVKRTADPSLAIDQMASRIRKGINHDRT, from the coding sequence ATGGACAAGGAAACATTTTGCAGGGCACAGCCGGCTGCTGCCCGGATTCTGAAACAGATGCTGTCGGTGAATCGAATGGCCCATGCTGTTCTGTTCTGGGGCCCCCGGGGAGTGCCATCCAGTGAAGCCGCGGAACTGGTCACACAGGCGCTGGTCTGCCGGAATCCGGATCCGGATGGTTTCGGGTGTGGAAAGTGTCTGGAATGCCGGAATGCTGCGGAACACAGAGGAATCGGTGTGTACTGGAACAGCCGCCTGCAGAAAAGAAACGCAGCCGAGCTGCAGGAACAGTTTTCCCTGACCAGTGAAGGCAGCCGGGTCTGTGTGCTGGAAAATTTTGATGAAGCCACACCCCAGGCCGCCAATGCGCTGCTGAAATTCATTGAAGAACCACAGCCTGGTATCACTGTGATCCTGACAGCCGGCGAACGGAGCGCTGTGCTGCCGACGATTGAATCCCGGTGTCTGTGCATACAGCTGCGCCCCATGCCGGAAAAAGACAGGGCCAAAGCCCTGACACAGCTTCCGGAGGACCTCAGACAGGCTGCGGCATCGGCAGGCTATGGACCGGAAGATTTTCCGGAGCCTGATGAATTCCTTGAGCGTATCATGCCGGCTGTGAAACACTACATAACGCTGTGGGATGTACCGGATGGCCTTCTGTTTCTGCAGCTGGAGGTGTTTCCTGCCAGGGCTGCCCAGACCACGAGATCCATGGTCCGTCTCTTTTTTGAAGCCCTGCAGTGGCAGGTGCGGCAGTCGGAACTTGAAGCAGAGACCAAAGCCATGGTGTTTGATGCGCTCATTCAGGGCGTGGAAGCCGTGAAGCGCACAGCCGATCCATCCCTGGCCATCGACCAGATGGCCAGCCGAATCAGAAAGGGGATCAATCATGACAGAACATGA
- a CDS encoding amidophosphoribosyltransferase, whose protein sequence is MSREILQDMAGIAGLFNVPHAAADCALLLHGLQHRGQDGVGIAVTDGETLRCYKRRGLLSELLKAEPVQESPGTAAIGQVRLRLEQDRMDENLQPVMVRAYQGHFAIVSTGMIENAAALRESMENQGLIFQGLSDAEVIAHLIQRESGHLFEKITRACRQMQGSWTFLLMTKSTLYAMRSVEGARSLFVADVPSAPGGKAFATESGALSILGAEHIRELEPGELLRFGKGSEGRWLLPADGPCLGPCAMEYVYFSRPDSVLSGRGVLGARKAFGRALAQGETETADMVIGVPDTAIDAAAAFARELNIPYETGLIKNRYIGSTFIRPTRMQREQGMRVRLNAISSVVAGKEVFLVDDSIVRGSTAARICQLLREAGAAKIHVRIAAPVICTECTKGAESSRKEELAGARWTEEELKEKIRADSVRFLTREEFSRALGIRACRACFGCGEETRKDEENGRTV, encoded by the coding sequence ATGAGCCGCGAAATCCTGCAGGATATGGCGGGAATCGCAGGTCTGTTCAATGTCCCGCACGCCGCGGCTGACTGCGCCCTGCTGCTCCATGGACTGCAGCATCGCGGGCAGGATGGTGTGGGAATTGCGGTCACCGACGGGGAAACCCTGCGCTGTTACAAGCGGCGGGGTCTCCTGTCGGAACTGCTGAAGGCCGAACCCGTACAGGAAAGCCCCGGCACTGCTGCCATTGGCCAGGTGCGCCTTCGTCTGGAACAGGACAGGATGGATGAGAATCTTCAGCCGGTCATGGTCCGCGCCTATCAGGGGCACTTCGCCATTGTATCCACGGGCATGATTGAAAATGCGGCTGCTCTGCGCGAATCCATGGAAAATCAGGGTCTGATTTTTCAGGGACTGTCGGATGCGGAGGTCATTGCCCATCTCATACAGAGGGAATCGGGGCACCTGTTTGAAAAAATCACCCGTGCCTGCCGGCAGATGCAGGGATCCTGGACGTTTCTGCTTATGACCAAAAGCACATTGTATGCCATGCGGAGTGTGGAAGGCGCGAGGTCCCTGTTTGTGGCGGATGTCCCGTCAGCGCCCGGAGGAAAGGCTTTTGCGACGGAATCCGGAGCCCTGTCGATTCTTGGAGCCGAACACATCCGGGAGCTGGAGCCCGGGGAACTTCTCAGGTTCGGCAAAGGCAGCGAAGGCCGCTGGCTGCTCCCGGCAGACGGCCCCTGTCTTGGTCCCTGTGCGATGGAATATGTCTATTTTTCCAGACCGGATTCTGTTCTTTCCGGCCGCGGGGTGCTCGGTGCGCGCAAGGCGTTCGGCCGTGCCCTGGCACAGGGAGAAACGGAGACGGCGGATATGGTGATCGGTGTGCCGGATACGGCCATTGATGCAGCGGCTGCCTTTGCGAGGGAACTCAACATTCCCTATGAAACCGGTCTGATCAAAAACCGGTACATCGGTTCGACATTCATTCGCCCCACGCGGATGCAGAGAGAACAGGGAATGCGGGTGCGGCTGAACGCCATTTCGTCGGTGGTGGCGGGCAAAGAGGTGTTTCTGGTGGATGATTCCATTGTGCGGGGAAGCACGGCGGCAAGGATCTGCCAGCTGCTGCGGGAAGCAGGGGCTGCAAAGATCCATGTCCGGATTGCAGCTCCTGTGATCTGCACTGAATGCACGAAGGGAGCCGAAAGCAGCCGCAAAGAGGAGCTGGCCGGCGCCAGGTGGACAGAAGAAGAACTGAAAGAAAAAATCCGGGCGGATTCTGTCCGGTTTCTGACCAGGGAGGAGTTCTCCCGGGCTCTGGGCATCAGAGCATGCCGCGCCTGCTTTGGCTGCGGTGAAGAGACACGAAAGGATGAAGAAAATGGCAGAACAGTATGA
- a CDS encoding SOS response-associated peptidase family protein, which yields MKEAAAMCGRFQMTPEAWSAASRLASIPSFIEIPLGFIYPGTPSLVLTAAENHPDSLTGELAKFGWKWKADRPLQINARSETAWTSPLFGPHMRHDRAVIPASCFFEWTPAKEMISCREPKSPVLYMAGFVTDGSFVILTTKANDSIRDIHHRMPLVLREDQVTPWIRDEAAARRMTDLTPPEMITRPALFEQPRLF from the coding sequence ATGAAGGAGGCAGCAGCAATGTGCGGACGTTTCCAGATGACACCTGAAGCCTGGTCGGCAGCATCCCGGCTGGCCAGTATCCCCAGTTTCATTGAAATCCCCCTGGGATTCATCTATCCCGGAACCCCTTCTCTCGTTCTGACCGCTGCAGAGAATCATCCGGACTCTCTCACCGGCGAACTTGCGAAGTTCGGATGGAAGTGGAAGGCGGACAGACCGCTGCAGATCAATGCACGAAGCGAAACAGCCTGGACCAGTCCGCTGTTCGGACCCCATATGCGGCATGACCGGGCGGTGATTCCCGCATCCTGTTTTTTCGAATGGACGCCCGCCAAAGAAATGATCAGCTGCCGGGAACCGAAGTCACCTGTGCTGTATATGGCCGGATTCGTGACAGATGGATCCTTTGTGATCCTCACCACAAAAGCCAATGACAGCATTCGGGACATTCATCACCGCATGCCCCTGGTTCTACGGGAAGACCAGGTGACTCCCTGGATCCGGGATGAAGCCGCCGCAAGGCGAATGACGGATCTGACACCCCCGGAGATGATCACCCGTCCGGCCCTGTTTGAACAGCCCCGGCTGTTCTGA
- the purE gene encoding 5-(carboxyamino)imidazole ribonucleotide mutase, producing MSPVKHSVLIVMGSRSDLPQMESCMEMLTTFGIPFEVRILSAHRTPEAVLALSKTAVDTGVAVIIAAAGGAAHLAGVLASSTPLPVIGVPMETKVSGGLDSLLSTVQMPGGVPVATVAIGKAGSKNAAILAAQIIGVADAEVQQKVVQFKKDQAETVLAGSRL from the coding sequence GTGAGTCCTGTGAAACATTCCGTCCTGATCGTAATGGGGTCGCGGTCCGACCTGCCGCAGATGGAATCCTGCATGGAGATGCTGACAACATTCGGCATCCCCTTTGAAGTCCGCATTCTGAGTGCCCACCGCACGCCCGAAGCCGTACTGGCACTGTCCAAAACAGCTGTCGACACTGGTGTGGCGGTGATCATTGCCGCCGCAGGAGGAGCCGCACATCTGGCCGGTGTACTGGCAAGCTCGACACCGCTGCCGGTCATTGGCGTTCCCATGGAAACCAAAGTCTCCGGCGGTCTGGATTCTTTGCTTTCCACCGTGCAGATGCCCGGGGGTGTGCCGGTGGCCACAGTCGCCATTGGCAAGGCGGGATCCAAAAATGCCGCCATCCTCGCTGCCCAGATCATCGGCGTTGCAGATGCTGAAGTGCAGCAGAAAGTGGTGCAGTTCAAGAAAGACCAGGCTGAAACGGTCCTGGCAGGATCGAGGCTCTGA
- the ricT gene encoding regulatory iron-sulfur-containing complex subunit RicT, with the protein MTEHERTEYPYLIYIQFEESRKAYSFGSFVKADTGDQVVVETVRGQEIGTVCMPAMPFDSRKAKDDCKPVLRIATPEDLARREENRIRAKDAMAVCTQCIRRLGLDMHLISSEYTLDCAKIIFTYVSDERVDFRQLLKDLAHQLHCRIELRQVGPRNKAKMVGGIGSCGMECCCSRFMSEFDTVSINMAKNQLLALNISKLSGQCGKLKCCLRFENDLYTRMRRNLPRINSQLVFEGTRYRLSSMNLLQQQAKLENREEVKFVDFDTLWPDREDREPGADGAAVKVTGDRQQANSPAAPAVEPGLQTVHRERMSEETGSRSRESRVREGRELRESGKPRKQMPDSTGTGRERKKGKSGGGRRDPRAGGTRNRRAEKQEKSGKEDKR; encoded by the coding sequence ATGACAGAACATGAACGGACAGAGTATCCGTACCTTATATATATTCAGTTTGAAGAGAGCCGGAAGGCATATTCTTTCGGGTCATTCGTGAAAGCCGATACGGGAGACCAGGTGGTGGTCGAAACCGTGAGGGGACAGGAAATCGGTACTGTCTGCATGCCGGCAATGCCTTTTGACAGCCGGAAAGCCAAGGACGACTGCAAGCCGGTGCTGCGCATCGCCACACCGGAGGATCTGGCCAGGCGGGAAGAAAACCGGATCCGTGCAAAGGATGCCATGGCAGTCTGCACGCAGTGCATCCGCCGTCTGGGTCTGGATATGCATCTGATCAGTTCAGAATATACCCTGGACTGTGCCAAGATCATCTTCACCTATGTGTCGGATGAACGTGTGGACTTCCGGCAGCTGCTCAAGGACCTGGCCCACCAGCTTCACTGCCGGATCGAACTGCGGCAGGTGGGCCCGCGCAACAAGGCGAAAATGGTGGGCGGAATCGGATCCTGCGGCATGGAGTGCTGCTGCAGCCGGTTTATGAGCGAGTTTGACACAGTCTCCATCAATATGGCCAAGAATCAGCTGCTGGCGCTGAACATCTCCAAGCTGTCCGGTCAGTGCGGCAAACTGAAGTGCTGCCTGCGGTTTGAAAATGACCTGTATACCCGCATGCGCCGCAATCTGCCCCGGATCAACTCCCAGCTTGTATTCGAAGGAACCCGCTATCGTCTGTCTTCCATGAACCTGCTGCAGCAGCAGGCAAAGCTGGAAAACAGGGAAGAAGTGAAGTTTGTGGACTTTGATACGCTGTGGCCGGACCGGGAAGACCGGGAGCCGGGTGCAGACGGGGCTGCCGTGAAAGTAACCGGTGACCGGCAGCAGGCAAACAGCCCGGCTGCACCCGCAGTCGAACCGGGATTGCAGACAGTACACCGCGAACGGATGTCAGAAGAAACCGGCAGCCGCAGCCGGGAGAGCCGCGTGCGTGAAGGGCGGGAATTGCGCGAGAGCGGAAAACCAAGAAAACAGATGCCGGACTCCACAGGCACCGGACGTGAACGCAAAAAGGGAAAATCCGGTGGGGGACGCCGGGATCCGCGGGCCGGAGGCACCAGAAACCGCCGGGCGGAGAAACAGGAAAAGTCAGGGAAAGAGGACAAGCGGTGA
- the tmk gene encoding dTMP kinase: protein MKGTFITIEGPDGAGKSTAAAHIRDSLEARGIDCLLTREPGGSVIAEQIRSILLDPGNTAMDPVTEAILYAAARRQHLAEVVRPALESGRTVICDRFVDSSLAYQGIGRNLGFDLVWQINEPAIQDTMPDVTILVDIGEEEARRRVKARGVTDRFDLEDRMFRERVHQGFLETARRFPDRIAVIDGEQSEKQVAADSLRVLEQRGLLHGPRPEGTPRTTDRQD, encoded by the coding sequence ATGAAGGGAACATTTATTACCATAGAAGGACCGGATGGTGCCGGAAAATCGACGGCAGCGGCCCATATCCGGGACAGCCTTGAAGCCAGGGGCATTGACTGCCTGCTGACACGGGAACCTGGCGGTTCTGTCATCGCAGAACAGATCCGGTCCATTCTGCTGGATCCCGGAAACACTGCCATGGATCCCGTGACGGAAGCCATTCTATACGCCGCCGCCCGCCGGCAGCATCTTGCGGAAGTGGTCAGGCCGGCGCTGGAATCGGGAAGGACAGTGATCTGTGACAGGTTTGTGGATTCCAGTCTTGCCTACCAGGGGATCGGACGGAACCTGGGATTTGACCTGGTGTGGCAGATCAACGAACCGGCCATCCAGGATACAATGCCCGATGTCACCATTCTTGTGGATATCGGGGAAGAAGAAGCCCGCCGTCGTGTGAAGGCACGCGGAGTGACCGACCGCTTTGATCTGGAGGACAGAATGTTCCGGGAACGCGTTCATCAGGGGTTTCTGGAAACGGCACGACGGTTTCCCGACCGTATTGCCGTGATTGACGGAGAACAAAGCGAGAAACAAGTCGCAGCAGATAGTCTCAGGGTGCTGGAACAGCGCGGACTGCTGCACGGCCCCAGGCCGGAAGGCACGCCGCGAACCACAGACCGGCAGGACTGA